A portion of the Celeribacter baekdonensis genome contains these proteins:
- a CDS encoding sensor histidine kinase: protein MPMLVLLPVFLGGTMWRWSNKVDDILVNKVTGDLTIADQYLARLAELSGERIDAVARSVALQDALGTGDSTTFLRGERELLGLDFLRIEMATPEARRWPVIATALTGRLHSAVDVLAADDLEALSPGLAEQAEIPLVPTRAAVPTDRTVETRGMIIHSAAPLTLPDGRSAALVGGVLLNRNLDFIDTINALVYREQSLPEGSQGTATLFLEDVRVSTNVRLFENVRALGTRVSAEVRTQVLDEGSVWHDRAFVVNDWYISAYEPIHDSFGERVGMLYVGFLETPFRNAKRSSVLILGGAFVLIALASVPVFLRWAGHIFRPLEAMTRTIARVEAGDLAARNNPRDDGDEIAQVAGHLDNLLDRLQARDRELRDWAESLEVRVAERTSDLQAANQRLERTTERLIISEKLAAVGEITASVAHEINNPVAVIQGNLDLARSMLGAEVGKVEEEFRLIDDQVYRIGVIVSKLLQFARPEEYSGAHNLIAPSEVVRDCLVLTRNQIEVAGITCFPAFDSTASVSMSRTELQQVVVNLILNAVHAMPDGGSLTIATEDRDACAVIVVADTGTGIAPEVLPRIFDPFFTTKQAQGTGLGLSISQQIVTQARGRISATSIPGKGSRFEVFLPIAENA from the coding sequence ATGCCGATGCTGGTCCTTCTGCCGGTATTCTTGGGTGGCACCATGTGGCGCTGGTCGAACAAGGTTGACGATATCCTTGTCAATAAGGTCACGGGTGACCTGACGATCGCTGACCAATATCTTGCCCGCCTGGCCGAATTGTCGGGCGAACGGATTGACGCTGTCGCACGCTCCGTCGCCCTGCAGGATGCGCTTGGTACCGGGGATTCCACGACCTTCCTCAGGGGTGAGCGGGAACTTCTGGGCCTCGATTTCCTGCGGATTGAGATGGCCACACCCGAGGCGCGGCGCTGGCCAGTCATCGCGACGGCGCTGACCGGACGCCTGCACAGCGCTGTGGATGTGCTTGCGGCCGACGATCTGGAGGCCCTTTCGCCGGGCTTGGCCGAACAGGCCGAGATCCCGCTTGTCCCCACCCGTGCCGCGGTGCCGACTGACCGCACCGTCGAAACGCGCGGCATGATCATCCATTCCGCCGCCCCGCTGACGTTACCCGATGGACGTTCCGCAGCGCTGGTTGGCGGGGTCCTGCTGAACCGCAATCTCGATTTTATCGACACGATCAATGCCCTTGTCTACCGCGAACAGAGCCTACCTGAGGGCAGTCAGGGGACTGCGACACTGTTTCTTGAGGATGTGCGCGTGTCGACCAACGTGCGCCTATTCGAGAATGTCCGCGCCTTGGGTACCCGCGTCTCCGCCGAGGTGCGGACTCAGGTGCTGGACGAGGGCAGTGTGTGGCACGACCGTGCCTTTGTCGTCAACGATTGGTACATCTCGGCCTATGAACCGATCCATGACAGCTTCGGCGAACGGGTAGGGATGCTTTATGTCGGTTTTCTCGAGACCCCGTTCCGCAATGCCAAGCGCAGCTCGGTTCTGATCCTTGGCGGGGCGTTCGTGCTGATCGCGCTGGCCTCGGTCCCGGTCTTCCTCCGATGGGCCGGGCATATCTTTCGCCCGCTTGAGGCGATGACACGGACGATTGCGCGGGTCGAAGCGGGGGATCTTGCCGCGCGCAACAACCCGCGCGATGACGGCGACGAGATCGCCCAGGTTGCGGGGCATCTGGACAATTTGCTGGACCGGCTTCAGGCCCGCGACCGGGAGTTGCGCGACTGGGCCGAAAGCCTTGAGGTCCGCGTCGCCGAGCGCACCAGTGATCTTCAGGCCGCCAACCAGCGGCTGGAACGCACGACCGAACGCCTGATCATTTCCGAGAAACTGGCTGCAGTGGGCGAGATCACCGCTTCCGTTGCCCATGAAATCAACAACCCCGTGGCGGTGATCCAGGGGAACCTCGATCTGGCCCGCAGCATGCTAGGCGCCGAGGTCGGCAAGGTCGAAGAGGAATTCCGCCTGATCGACGATCAGGTCTATCGCATCGGCGTCATCGTCTCGAAGCTGCTGCAATTCGCCCGGCCTGAGGAGTATTCAGGTGCACACAACCTGATCGCTCCCAGCGAGGTTGTCCGCGACTGCCTTGTGCTGACGCGCAACCAGATCGAGGTGGCGGGGATCACCTGCTTCCCCGCCTTTGACAGCACGGCGTCGGTCAGCATGTCACGCACCGAATTGCAGCAGGTCGTCGTCAACCTGATCCTCAATGCAGTTCACGCCATGCCCGACGGCGGCAGCCTGACCATTGCCACCGAAGACCGCGACGCCTGCGCCGTGATTGTCGTCGCCGATACCGGCACCGGCATTGCGCCCGAGGTCCTGCCACGCATCTTCGATCCGTTTTTCACCACCAAGCAAGCGCAGGGCACGGGGCTGGGTTTGTCGATCTCGCAACAGATCGTCACGCAGGCTCGCGGGCGGATCAGCGCCACTTCGATCCCCGGCAAGGGCAGCCGGTTCGAGGTTTTTCTGCCGATCGCCGAAAACGCCTGA
- a CDS encoding sigma-54-dependent transcriptional regulator — protein sequence MTQSIRRDDLLTGARILVVDDEPGMRHFLVKMLSPLCRAVDEAPDAATAERLLSVHQYDIMVLDNIMPGQKGLDWLHARRESGGFTDTIMITAYADLHTAIEALRAGVSDFLIKPFRSTQILNALQRCLQMAALRRENFLLRRELETTAQGTRRRELIGSSVIITEARRLLERVAPLSTPVLITGPSGSGKEVAARHIHDHSGRGTAPFVAIQCGAIPEDMIEFELFGHTAGAFPGAQSGREGLLASASGGTVFLDDVSELASNAQTALLRVLEDGVIRPVGTERDVQLDLRFVIASSKALDEAVREGRFREDLLFRLNVVEIEMPPLMDRGTDVLDLADLFQAEISAALNLPRLDMPSVVRSAMLRYDWPGNIRELHNFVERALIFGRFPVETLSETSPTQDITPLEVTEKREILRALEALNGNRTEAARRLCVSRKTIDRKCAAWGL from the coding sequence ATGACGCAATCCATTCGGCGGGATGATCTTCTTACGGGAGCGCGTATCCTTGTCGTGGATGACGAACCCGGCATGCGACATTTCCTAGTTAAGATGCTCTCGCCGCTTTGCCGGGCCGTGGATGAAGCACCCGACGCGGCTACGGCAGAGCGTCTGCTCTCCGTTCACCAATATGACATCATGGTGCTGGATAATATCATGCCCGGTCAAAAGGGCCTCGACTGGCTGCACGCGCGGCGCGAAAGCGGCGGCTTTACCGACACGATCATGATCACCGCCTATGCCGACCTTCATACCGCAATCGAGGCATTGCGCGCGGGCGTGTCCGATTTTCTGATCAAGCCCTTCCGCTCGACCCAGATCCTGAACGCGCTACAGCGCTGCCTTCAAATGGCGGCCTTACGGCGCGAAAACTTCCTGCTTCGACGCGAGCTTGAAACGACGGCGCAGGGCACACGACGACGGGAGTTGATCGGATCCTCGGTGATCATCACTGAGGCACGGCGCCTGCTGGAACGGGTTGCCCCCCTGTCGACTCCAGTTTTGATCACGGGGCCGTCTGGGTCCGGCAAGGAAGTTGCCGCGCGCCACATCCACGACCATTCAGGACGAGGAACCGCCCCCTTCGTCGCGATTCAGTGCGGCGCGATCCCCGAGGACATGATCGAGTTCGAGCTGTTCGGCCACACGGCGGGCGCCTTTCCGGGGGCGCAATCCGGGCGCGAGGGGCTGTTGGCCTCGGCCTCTGGCGGGACTGTGTTTCTGGATGATGTCAGTGAGTTGGCGTCCAATGCGCAGACGGCTCTCTTGCGGGTGCTCGAGGATGGGGTGATCCGCCCGGTTGGCACGGAGCGCGATGTGCAACTCGACCTGCGTTTTGTGATTGCCTCCAGCAAAGCGCTAGACGAGGCCGTACGTGAGGGCCGGTTCCGTGAGGACCTTCTGTTCCGTCTCAACGTGGTCGAAATTGAGATGCCTCCGCTCATGGATCGAGGAACCGACGTTCTTGATCTTGCAGACCTGTTTCAAGCAGAGATATCCGCCGCACTGAACCTGCCGCGGCTTGACATGCCGTCGGTCGTCCGGTCGGCCATGCTGCGCTACGACTGGCCCGGCAATATCCGTGAGTTGCACAATTTCGTGGAGCGGGCGCTGATCTTTGGCCGGTTCCCCGTTGAAACCTTGAGTGAAACCAGCCCGACCCAAGACATCACCCCGCTGGAGGTCACCGAGAAGCGCGAGATCCTGCGTGCACTGGAGGCCCTGAACGGCAACCGGACCGAGGCGGCCCGGCGGCTGTGTGTGTCGCGCAAGACAATTGACCGCAAATGCGCGGCTTGGGGTCTGTGA
- a CDS encoding MFS transporter, which produces MKNASGGALGFLHKSHIVAEPGFNRWRVPPASIAIHLCIGSVYAWSVFNQPLTRELGVVTSSADDWSLSSVVWIFSVAIVFLGLSAAFAGKWLEDVGPRMVGVVAAFLWGGGFIIGSFGISSHQLWLIYLGYGVLGGCGLGLGYVSPVSTLLRWFPDRRGMATGMAIMGFGGGAMIAAPVKGWLLSLYAKAPDFLGGRAP; this is translated from the coding sequence ATGAAAAACGCATCTGGTGGTGCGCTGGGGTTCCTGCATAAGAGCCACATCGTCGCCGAGCCCGGTTTCAACCGCTGGCGGGTCCCGCCTGCGTCCATCGCGATCCACCTGTGCATCGGGTCGGTCTATGCCTGGTCCGTCTTTAATCAACCGCTGACCCGCGAACTGGGCGTCGTTACGTCCAGCGCCGATGACTGGAGCCTCAGCTCGGTTGTCTGGATCTTCTCTGTTGCCATCGTTTTCCTTGGCCTCTCCGCGGCCTTCGCGGGCAAGTGGCTTGAGGACGTGGGTCCGCGCATGGTCGGCGTCGTCGCTGCATTTCTCTGGGGCGGCGGGTTCATCATCGGCTCCTTCGGAATATCAAGCCACCAGCTTTGGCTGATCTATCTTGGCTATGGGGTGCTGGGCGGCTGCGGGCTCGGCCTTGGCTATGTCTCGCCCGTATCGACGCTGCTCCGCTGGTTCCCGGACCGGCGTGGCATGGCGACCGGGATGGCCATCATGGGCTTCGGCGGTGGCGCGATGATCGCCGCTCCGGTCAAGGGCTGGCTGTTGAGCCTCTATGCTAAGGCGCCCGACTTTCTTGGGGGCAGGG
- the lepA gene encoding translation elongation factor 4, whose protein sequence is MTELKNIRNFSIVAHIDHGKSTLADRLIQSTHTVADRDMKAQMLDSMDIERERGITIKANSVRIEYTAKDGELYILNLIDTPGHVDFAYEVSRSMQAVEGSLLVVDATQGVEAQTLANVYQAIDADHEIVPVLNKIDLPAAEPERVCEQIEDVIGIDASQAIEISAKTGIGIPDVLEAIVTRLPAPKGTRDAPLKAMLVDSWYDAYLGVVVLIRVIDGVIKKGDKIKMMKTGAAYGVDKLSVLKPQMVDIAELGPGEIGIFTASIKQVRDTKVGDTITHEKKPCATALPGFKPSIPVVFCGLFPVDANDFDDLRNAIEKLQLNDASFSSEMETSAALGFGFRCGFLGLLHLEVIRDRLEREYDINLITTAPSVIYKLHMRDGSILELHNPADMPDLTYLDHIEEPRIKATIMVPDEYLGDVLKLCQDRRGIQMDLTYAGSRAMVVYDLPLNEVVFDFYDRLKSITKGYASFDYQMMGYREDNLVKMSILVNDEPVDALSTMVHRDRADARGRAMCEKLKDLIPRHMFKIPIQAAIGGKVIARETLSAMRKDVTAKCYGGDATRKKKLLEKQKAGKKKMRQFGKVEIPQEAFINALKMDD, encoded by the coding sequence ATGACCGAGCTGAAAAACATCCGTAACTTCTCCATCGTCGCTCATATCGACCACGGGAAATCGACCCTTGCTGACCGGCTGATCCAGTCCACTCACACCGTGGCGGACCGGGATATGAAGGCGCAGATGTTGGACAGTATGGACATCGAACGCGAACGTGGGATCACGATCAAGGCCAACTCGGTGCGGATCGAATACACGGCCAAAGATGGTGAGTTGTATATTCTCAACCTGATCGACACCCCCGGTCACGTCGATTTCGCCTACGAAGTGTCGCGCTCGATGCAGGCCGTTGAGGGGTCTTTGCTGGTCGTGGATGCCACCCAGGGCGTTGAGGCGCAAACCTTGGCCAATGTGTATCAAGCCATTGATGCGGATCACGAAATTGTCCCGGTGTTGAACAAAATCGACCTGCCCGCCGCCGAGCCTGAACGCGTGTGTGAACAGATTGAGGATGTGATCGGCATTGATGCCTCGCAAGCCATCGAGATTTCCGCCAAGACCGGCATCGGCATCCCCGACGTTTTGGAAGCCATCGTCACCCGTCTGCCCGCGCCCAAAGGCACCCGCGATGCGCCGCTCAAGGCGATGCTGGTGGACAGTTGGTATGACGCCTACCTCGGCGTTGTGGTTCTGATCCGCGTCATCGACGGCGTGATCAAAAAGGGCGACAAGATCAAGATGATGAAGACCGGTGCCGCGTATGGCGTCGATAAACTCTCGGTGCTCAAACCGCAGATGGTCGATATTGCCGAACTGGGGCCGGGCGAGATCGGCATTTTCACCGCCTCAATCAAACAGGTTCGCGACACCAAGGTCGGCGACACAATTACGCATGAGAAAAAACCCTGTGCCACCGCGCTTCCGGGCTTTAAACCCTCGATCCCCGTTGTGTTCTGTGGCCTGTTCCCGGTCGATGCCAATGACTTTGACGACCTGCGCAATGCGATTGAGAAACTGCAACTCAACGATGCGTCTTTCTCGTCCGAGATGGAAACCTCTGCCGCTTTGGGCTTTGGCTTCCGTTGTGGCTTCCTCGGCCTTTTGCACCTCGAAGTGATCCGTGACCGGCTTGAGCGCGAATATGACATCAACCTGATCACCACCGCGCCCTCGGTGATCTACAAATTGCACATGCGCGATGGCTCGATCCTTGAGCTGCACAACCCCGCCGATATGCCCGATCTGACCTATCTTGATCACATCGAAGAGCCGCGGATCAAAGCGACGATCATGGTGCCGGACGAGTATCTGGGCGATGTATTGAAACTCTGCCAAGACCGTCGTGGCATCCAAATGGACCTGACCTACGCGGGTTCGCGCGCCATGGTCGTCTATGACCTGCCGCTCAACGAGGTGGTGTTTGATTTCTATGACCGCCTGAAATCCATCACCAAAGGCTATGCGTCTTTTGACTATCAAATGATGGGCTACCGCGAGGACAACCTTGTCAAAATGTCGATCCTTGTGAACGACGAACCGGTGGATGCGCTGTCCACCATGGTCCACCGCGACCGCGCCGATGCCCGCGGCCGCGCCATGTGTGAGAAACTCAAAGACCTGATCCCGCGCCACATGTTCAAAATCCCGATCCAAGCGGCCATCGGCGGCAAAGTCATCGCCCGCGAAACCCTCTCCGCAATGCGCAAAGACGTGACCGCAAAATGTTACGGCGGCGACGCGACCCGGAAGAAGAAACTGTTGGAGAAGCAGAAGGCCGGTAAGAAGAAGATGCGTCAGTTTGGGAAAGTCGAGATTCCTCAGGAAGCGTTTATTAATGCGTTGAAGATGGACGACTAA